The Salvelinus namaycush isolate Seneca chromosome 1, SaNama_1.0, whole genome shotgun sequence genome has a window encoding:
- the LOC120056163 gene encoding uncharacterized protein LOC120056163 codes for MCNRTAFELEKKPCINSIKQCLNIKLEEHVTGFFACFHNFPSNDRFLFPFKPSKDQVESFIVAFVEPEMVICCPGVETKTSVTKQHGESVNLACSFTVAKDYSSFPFSVYWIKTISGNSSTCLYSYSYDSHVELYDHHCLIDEALLKRRSNTSSIPLTNPIFHNLKISNATYSDSGQYVCALQVLKNSKGHWKVITNVTVTVNGEFNNHTNRNDTAPLYTPGDPYIPLYVVGALFFSCLFVTVIVMMKNTKISQAESHTLRMKREQDGEKTLNSDCSPYAEGRGEDEGLFSLLKLTEVRDPVNTQNGAEEHAAVDVEPYSVVMLNTEYEAFDPQATQTSSTCPLRIGAKV; via the exons ATGTGCAATCGTACAGCATTTGAACTAGAAAAAAAACCCTGCATAAACAGTATCAAACAATGTTTAAATATCAAATTGGAGGAACACGTCACTGGATTCTTTGCATGTTTTCATAACTTTCCATCAAATGATCGATTCTTATTCCCCTTTAAACCTTCAAAAGATCAGGTGGAATCATTTATTGTGGCATTTGTTGAACCAGAGA TGGTGATATGCTGCCCTGGTGTGGAAACTAAAACGTCTGTTACCAAACAGCATGGAGAATCAGTCAACCTGGCATGTAGTTTCACAGTAGCCAAAGATTACTCTAGCTTTCCATTTTCAGTGTATTGGATCAAAACCATCAGTGGCAACAGTAGCACATGTCTTTATTCTTATTCTTATGATAGTCATGTAGAATTATATGACCACCATTGTCTCATTGATGAGGCCCTACTGAAACGAAGGTCAAATACTTCATCTATTCCCCTAACAAACCCTATCTTTCATAACCTTAAGATCAGCAATGCCACATATTCAGACAGCGGACAGTATGTTTGTGCCTTACAGGTGCTTAAGAATAGTAAAGGGCACTGGAAGGTAATAACTAATGTCACAGTCACTGTGAATGGAGAATTCAACAACCACACCAACAGGAATGACACAGCCCCGTTATATACTCCTG GGGATCCTTACATACCACTGTATGTAGTGGGAGCCTTGTTCTTCTCCTGCCTGTTTGTTACTGTCATTGTCATGATGAAAAATACCAAGATTTCGCAAG CAGAATCTCACACTCTGAGAATGAAAAG AGAACAAGATGGAGAGAAGACACTTAACTCAGACT GCTCCCCATATGctgagggcagaggagaggatgaggggcTCTTCTCACTTCTGAAGCTGACTGAAGTGAGAGATCCTGTGAATACACAGAACGGAGCTGAAGAACATGCTGCTGTTGATGTCGAGCCATATTCTGTAGTCATGCTCAATACTGAGTATGAGGCCTTTGACCCCCAGGCCACTCAGACATCATCCACCTGCCCCCTCAGGATTGGAGCGAAAGTATGA